CGTAGACGCGTCGTCGCTTGTTCTCTTTATTCTGAAGAAGGGCTCTTTTGGGGGTGTGAATGTGCGAGTTGTTATTCTTAGGAGGGTaagtgaggagagagaggccagcGAACAAGTGgagcgaaaacaaaaaaggggggagggggggacgtgCCGTCGCGCACAAACAACGACAACCATCCTCAAGTGTGGGCAGTGACGACACCAATGCGACAGAGGGCTGGGTGAGGCACAGGTGCTCCACGAGATGCTACGACCGTTCGCGCGCATGTACGTACACGCCAAGCCTCCATGAAACATGCGAGCCTCTTTCCCCTTGAACGGAAAAGGCAGCACTGCCAATACATAACGCGCCACCGTATAGGAGACGAGAGAGCGTCAGGGCTGTCCGTTGCTCATCAGCAGACGTTCATCAAACGCCCGCGGAGTCCGTAGACATTGCGAACAGTGTGCGGATTGCAATGCTCGCGACGCTCACCATGAGCCGGAAGCGTAGCCCTGACCACAACGCCGTCACGCCTTCCTCTCGTATAATTGTCCTGGCGCAGTCCATCACGCCGGCGTAGCGCTTCTCATCCTTCTCGTCTGATGCTGTCAGGACGAGGCGACggctcaccacctccagcggcTGCGTGAGTATGTCGGCCACAATCGCCAAGCCGCGAGCCACTGCGTACGGGTACGCCATCTGCATACGCTCACTCACCATGACAGATGCGATGAGGTACAGACTGCGGTAAGTGCACACGGTTAGCGgctcgacggcggcgccgcggtaGAACCCGCCCCATCCCTTTCGACGGTAGACCTGGCAAGCTGTTTCCGTGGCTGTGGAGTAGCGATACGCCTCCTCCTGGAGCGGCGAGCCTTgctccaccttctctgcctcggcGTTCCCACCCGTGCCGtccgtcatcgccgctgtcTCGCCGCACCCGCAAACATCAGAGGTAGCACAACCAGCTGGAGCGATAATGTCCGCCATGTAGTTGGTCATAATGGTCTTGCGGATGGCGTTGTACGGAGTGGCCACCCACACCGCTGCACTCGTGGCCGCCAGTGACAGCGCCACTACGATAGGGGTGCTCAGCTGATTCGCCACATGGGTTGGAATCAGCCGCTGCAGGCACATAAACACCGCATTGGTGGCGAAGGAGTCAACAAAGCCActcggcagcgtcagcaccgcATCTGCCATGACACCGCGGAGAAAACCTCTAAGGCCCTCTTTGCGCCACAGGCGGCCGTACAGCTGCCAAATACCACGGAAGCCGCCAGGAGGCAGGCGGCCCTGGCGTACCAGTTCTCCCTCGACGGCGGTCAACACCATCACACGGTCAATCGGAGCCGCCACGGATCGCTGAAGCAGATCAAAGACAGCACGGATAAGCATGTCCATCGCCACATCCGTAGCAGTCAGCTGAAGCTCTTGACCGCTGCCGTACTGCCCATATGTGGTGTCACGACCTGCGCTACCCGCCTGAGGAGactgaggctgctgctgctgctggacagacgggggagaggtgggatGGGGGGACATGTTTTCCGTGTGCTGCACTACGTAACGCGTGCTaggatggagagagaaagggggaaaaatatttgtgtgtgtgtgtgtgtgtgtgtgtatgtgtgaaGGGCGTTTGGTACAACCCGATTTAGACCGAATCAACTCGGTCCACCTCTCTCGACTTGCGGCTGGGTGCCGCTGAGAAGTGAGAATGAAAGCGCGAAGGGAGCGAGCGATGTGCTCCCATGTATGTGCGTGAGTGGAGCTGGTGCTACGGTGGCaatggagagaagaagcacgGAGtcagcaaacacacacacacacaggaaagaaggaagagacACTGTGATGGGGGATcgggagggcagcagcactgaaTAAAGcagccaaaaaaaaatggagagaAAATTTGAGAGGTGCGGCAgtagcgagagagggaatcCCTTGCAACGGCGATCGTCGTCGGGGCAGCGCCGTGCTGAAGAGCGAACGAACGAGAAAGAAACACAACTCTGTTGGCGGTACTTGCGGAGTGGCACCAAAGCCGAAGCACGAAagttctcgctctctcacacacagagggagggagggaggaaggggggagggtgacgCGCAccgagagaagcgaaaaaaaaagaaggaaaagagagggaaaagattAAGAAGGTTTAGTTGCCTTTAAATCTGTGAAGGAAACCTACCCGAGAAGGTGTAGATGTAGCGGGGTGTAGGCGTGTGTTCTTGTACTGGTGTCCGTGAAAGCGTAAAAGACGGCGacacagggaggaggagggggagaggaagagagcgagagggtgtagaggtggggggagggggcggtaAAGAGGGCAACTCGAGAGAGCGAATCAAACACAATAAATAAAGCAGCAGACACGTGGCACCTTCACTTTCCCTTTGTTCAACTTTGTTCTCTTTTAtaggcaacagcagcgagaaCGAGAGCGAAAGCGAGAAGTAGCTGCGCCAGTGTGCATATAGGACAGCGCGGAGAGGGTgtatgaggaagaggaggaggagaagacgaTGTTGaatgaagagggaaaggccTGGGCGATGTGGAGTGTACATGTATATCTGGATGAGGCAGTGACCTCCTGCGCAAGTGTGGTATGCTCATAGGAGTGGGGAACGGTGGGAGTCTGAaagctgcggcgccactgtcAACGTCTAcgtgtggaggagaagtAAATGAGCGACAAGGACGACGTCTACCTCATTCAGCCCTTTCCCCGGTGCAcgcgtgcttgtgtgtttgtCTCTTTCTGCTCACCCCATTGCACCGGCGATTGGGGACAAGCCGATCcatcagcgccgcagcatcaTGACGAGGGGATTTTCCTTCGCCTGTGCTTTAATATGGCCACGCTTGTGCCCGCTCACTGCGAATCCTGTCGACGATtcaacacacacgcgtacccAGCTACGGTTTCCTTTTTGCCCTAGCTGTGTTGCGGTGATGCTGAGCATAGTGCTGGGTCTCGCCCTGCGCTGTAGGCAGTGAGATTGAAGTGGGGCTGAACGACTCCAAACAGTGTTGGTTGGGCCGGTTCCTTGACATTGCCGTGGTGCCACCCAG
Above is a genomic segment from Leishmania panamensis strain MHOM/PA/94/PSC-1 chromosome 14 sequence containing:
- a CDS encoding ADP/ATP mitochondrial carrier-like protein (TriTrypDB/GeneDB-style sysID: LpmP.14.0960) encodes the protein MSPHPTSPPSVQQQQQPQSPQAGSAGRDTTYGQYGSGQELQLTATDVAMDMLIRAVFDLLQRSVAAPIDRVMVLTAVEGELVRQGRLPPGGFRGIWQLYGRLWRKEGLRGFLRGVMADAVLTLPSGFVDSFATNAVFMCLQRLIPTHVANQLSTPIVVALSLAATSAAVWVATPYNAIRKTIMTNYMADIIAPAGCATSDVCGCGETAAMTDGTGGNAEAEKVEQGSPLQEEAYRYSTATETACQVYRRKGWGGFYRGAAVEPLTVCTYRSLYLIASVMVSERMQMAYPYAVARGLAIVADILTQPLEVVSRRLVLTASDEKDEKRYAGVMDCARTIIREEGVTALWSGLRFRLMVSVASIAIRTLFAMSTDSAGV